The following nucleotide sequence is from Candidatus Palauibacter australiensis.
GGCCGGGGCGCGCCCGGCCGCCGGCCCGGAGCGCGGCCCGGCCGGCGATGACGCAGAGCAGCCCCGCCGCGATCGCCGCGGGAGCGTGAAGGGCGACGGCGTCGGCACGGGCGAGCGCGAGCCCGGCCACATCCCCGGCGGCGAGCGCCAGAGCCGTCAGAAGCAGGGGCGACAGGGAGCGGGACGTCGATCAGCCTCCGGGCGCAGGGTACGGCCCTACGCTCGGAGCGGGCGTCAACCGTCCATCAACTCAAAGGAGGGGACTCGGCTCCGATCGGTCCGGCGGGCCCGGGAGCTCCGCCCCGGCCGGAGACTCCACGTCAGCCGGAGACTCCATGTCAGCCGGGGGCTCCGACGCGACCGGCGGCTCGTATGCGAGGCGCGCCGACGCCGCCCGGTTCGCGAGGCGACGGGCCCGGCGCTCGGCCCGCCACGCGAGCAGACTCGAGAGACCCATCCCCCCGAGGATGCAGGCGAAGACGACGAGTGAGAGCGGCGCGCGGATGCGGAGGAAGGGCAGCACGACGTTCACGACTTCGTTGCCGTTCCGCACCGAAAACCAGAACGCCGCGAGGATGACGACGACGAAGGCGAGGAGCCGCGTCACGAAGCGCATCAGCAAGGCTGCCCCATGAAGGTCGCGCCGGTCGTCCCCGTGAGCCGCACCTGCGCGTACGTACCGATCCGGCAGGGGTCTCCGGGGAAGGCGACGACCTTGTTCTGCTCCGTCCTGCCGAGCACGTCGCCCGGCGAACGCGCGGAGCGCTCGATCAGCACCTCGCGCCGCGAACCCACCTCGGATTCGTTGATCTCGCGCTGGATCGCGCGGTGCTCGCCGATCAGGCATTCCAGTCGCTTCGAGCCCACCTCGTCCGGCACGAAATCCGGGGCCGGGAAGCGAGTGGCCGGCGTCCCTTCGCGCAGCGAGTACTTGTACAGATACGCATCGTCGAACCGCACCCCCCGCATCAGCTCCAGCGTGGCCTCGAAATCCGCCTCCGTCTCCCCCGGGAAGCCGACGATCACATCCGTGGAGAGCGCGATGCCGGGCACGTCGCGGCGGGCGGCCTCGACCTTCTCGAGGAACCCCTCGCTCGTGTAGCGCCGGACCATGCGCTTGAGGATGCGATCGGAGCCCGACTGCACGGGCAGGTGGAGCTGGCGGCAGATCGTCGGCTCCCCCGCCATTACCTTGAGCAGTTCCGGCGTCACATCGTTGGGATGGGGGGAGGTGAATCGGACACGGCGAATGCCGTCCACGCGGCTCACGGCCCGCAGCAGCGTCGCGAAGTTCCAGTCTCCGGACGTGTACGAGTTCACGGTCTGTCCGAGGAGCACGACTTCGGTGAACCCATCTTCCACGGCGCGCCGGGTTTCGGCGAGGACCGCCTCGGGCGTCCGGTTCTTCTCGGGTCCCCTCACATAGGGGACGATGCAGAAAGTGCAGCGATGATCGCAGCCGCGCTGGACCGTGATCCAGGCGCTTACGCCCTCCCGCCTCACGCTGTCCACGCCCTCGTAGTTCTCTTCCGCGTCGAGTCCGAGCAGCGTCTGTCCGCGCTCGATCGCGTTCGCCCGGATCGAACCGATGAGTGCCGGGAGAGCGCGGTAGGCGTCCGGCCCGGCCACCAGGTCCACGCCCGCTGCCTCCTCGATGAGCCTCGGGCCCAGCCGCTGCGCCATGCACCCCGTCACCCCCAGCACGAGGCCGGCGTGCCGCTTGCGGTGGCGTTGGAGTTCGCCGATCCGGCCGCGGACGCGCCTTTCCGCGTGCTCGCGAATCGCGCAGGTGTTCACGAGGATGACATCGGCGCGCTCGGGCGCGTCCACGCTCACGAAGCCCTCGTCGACGAGCAGCCCCTCCATCAACTCGGTGTCGTTGATGTTCATCTGACACCCGTAGGTCTCGATGTAGACGCGCCCTCCGAGCGGACGGGGGTCGCGGGGCCGATCCGCGCCGGGCGTCTTCAGGGTGACGAGCTTTGTCCTTTCCGGCTTTGTCCTTTCCAGCTTTGTCCCTTCCATCGGTGGCTCAGCGCTGCCTGAGGGAGAAGGAGACGGTGACGCGCCGGAAGTTCTCCGCGAAGCCGACCGTAGCGACGTCCCCGCGCGACCCGCTCTCGAAGGCGAGGTCGAATACGGCCAGTCCCTCCTGAAACTCCCAGCCGAAGCCGGCGGTGAAGGCGGATTCGTCGAGCGCTTCGGCACCCGGGCTGAAGGGGAGCCCCGTCCGCCGCCATCCGGCCCGAAGCGGCAACCGCCCGCCGAGCAGGGAGAGCGCGCCGTATTCGATCCCCCCGCCCAGCCAAGCGACATCGTGGGACTGGAACGCGGAGCCGGCCGCCGCGGCGCGCGACCCCACGGCCGACCACCCGGCCCGGCCACCGCCGGCGGTGACGAGGAGCTGGTCCGTCACGAGCACACTGCCGCCGAGTTCGATCGAGGTCGGCAGGTCGAAGTCCGCCTCGGGTTCCTCCGCCGCTTCGGGCGTCGCGTACAGTGTCCCTCCCGTCCCGAGTGACACCCCCGCCACGACGCGGTCCCCCAGACGGATCGATCCGCCCGCCCGGAAGCGCCAGGCTCTCCAAGACAGCTCCCTCGCCCCCACAATGCCGCCGAGCACGGGAGCCCCTCCGATCGGATCGTCGAACTGGCGGAAGAACGACTGCCGGAGCGAACCGGTCAGCCGCTGCGCCGAGATCCCGACGCCCAGCGGCCCGAGGCGACGCGCAAGCGACAAGTCGATCGTGCTGATGCCGCCGTTGTGTTCCCGCGTCTCCTCGTAGGGCACCGCGCCGTCGTTCAGCCGCAACGTGTCCTGCAGGATGTTGGACCAATCCTGATCGAACTCGCCGCCGAAAGCCAGGCTGAAGGCCCAGTCGTTCTGCGGGACGAGCGCGCGGATCGTCGTGAAGCGTCCCCGGCCCGTGTCGATCGACCTGCTCTCGCCCTCCAGGGTCACGCCCTCGGTGGCCAGCGAGACGGAGAAGCCGGGTTCGGCGTGGAGCAGAAGGTCGGCCGGGTTCGTGAGACTGTACGATCCGCCGAGCAAACCGGAGCCCGATCCGCCGAGCGCGGCCGACCGCCCATCCACGGGCGCGACCGGATAGCCGAGCCCGATCGCCGTGAGCGGCGTCTGCGCCAGGACGGCAACGGGCGAAGCCGCCAGCGCGGCCAGGGCGAACCCGGCCCGGATCCATCCGCGGAACCCTCGGGCGGCCGGCATCACGGTACCGTGAAGTCCGGCGCCGAACTGAACACGATGCGGATCTGCGGCTGGAATTCCGGCGGCGATTCGGCGGAACCGAACTCCCAGTAGCCGAGCGCCTGCGCATCCGGATCCGCCCGGAAGCCGATCCGGATGCGCCTCAGCGAATCCAGGACGGCCCCCGCCATCAGGCGCGTGATGTCGAGGCGAACCGGCTCACCCTCGCGGAGTCGGGCGGGATCGAGCGTTGTCGTGACCAGGTCCCCGCTCCCGATCGGGGTCTTTTCGCCGGTCTCGAACGGGTCGCCTAGCAGACTCACCTTTCGGGCCTCGATCGTGCGCTCCGCCGCATGCAGATCGGGCGCGGCCAGCGGATGCAGGATGACCTCGGCCTGGCTGACCGTCGCCCCCTCGAGTCCCCCCTCCCCGTGGAGGCCGGGCGGCACGAACTCGAAGTAGATGCGCGAGGCGGGGAGACCGCCGACGCGAAGCTCCGTGCCGGTCGGAGGCTGTGGCGGATCCACGATGAACGCGTGCTCCTCCCAGAACTGGGACTGCGGAACCGGGAGGGTCCGCCCGACCAGGGTCGGATCGTACCGGAGGACCATCTGTGCGACTCGGAGTTTCGTCTCGGGGCCGTCCAGCACGATGGCGAAGCCGTTGCCCCCGTCCTCCCTCTGCCACGCCTTCATCAGCGAGTCCTCCGCCACGGCCGGCGTCATGAGGAGCGTATCCGAGACCGCCTCCAGCACCGCCGACGCGATCTCGACCCCGAGGCTGCCCCCGGGCTGTGTCCACGGAACCCCGGCGGTCGCCTCCTGCCACGTCGCGCGATGAGGCTCGAAACGCTCCCCCAGTTCGACGAGTTTCACTGTGACGGGAAACTCCGTGAACTCCGAGCGGATCGTGTCCAGGCGGAGCAGGAACTCAACCTCCTCGAACCTCGCAACAGGCAGCGTGTCGACGAATGTCCGGATCGTGTCGGGGACGTTGAAGCGCGCGAGTCCGCGACTCGACACGTCCGTTCCGGCCGAGACGTAGACGAACGGCGCGGTGGATGGCCGGGCGAAGCCGGTCAGCGTCGTGTCGCGCCAGGACGGCAGATCGGAAACGGAGATGGTGACGTCCCGCGTCTCCACACCGGCGCCCGGCACGTTCTCGGAGCCCAGGGAGAGCGGGTCCTCCGCGCATGCGCCCAGCAACACCGGGAGGACCGTCGTGACGAGCGCCGCGAGTCTGCGTCCGTTCACGGGCCCGTCTCCCCCAGCGCGGCCATCTGCTCGAGCGAGAAATTCGCCGGCAGCAGATCCCGCAACCGCCAGACGACGGACTCGCCGTTCGTTCCGATGCTCATGACCTCGAGTCCCCGGCCGAACTCGGCGAGCGCCTGGCGACACATGCCGCACGGCGGGGCCGGGGCGGCGCCGCTCGTCACGATGGCGATGCGGGAGAAGGCGCGCGCCCCCGAAACGACGGCGTGCCCGAGCGCGACGCGTTCCGCGCACGTCCCCACGGGGTACGAGGCGTTCTCCACGTTGCACCCGGCGAAGACCCGGCCGTCATCGGCCTCGAGCGCGGCGCCGACGAGGAAACGGGAATACGGAGCGTACGCGCGCTCGCGGGCCTCCCTCGCGTACGCGGCAAGGTCTTCCCATGAGAGCGGTGCTCCGGCTGTCACTCGAGTCTCGGTCATCGTCTTCCATCGGCAGCGTCGGCCCGCCCGCCCACGTAGTGTCGGGGCAGACGGCGTCCGATCGCCGTCAGCACTTCGTATTCGATCGTCCCGGCGGTCTCCGCAAAGTCCGCCAGCGCGATCTCCTCCCCTTCGTCACGGCCCAGGAACGTGGCCACGTCCGCAGCTTCGACACCCGGCGCGCCGGAAACGTCCACTGACGTCACGTCCATGCAGACACCGCCACGGATCGGCACGCGGATGCCGCGGATGAGCGCCTGTCCCCGGTTCGACAGCCGCCACGGCAACCCATCCGCGTACCCCATTCCCACAGTGGCGAGGCGTTCGCCGCGCCTCGTCGTGTAGGTGGCTCCGTAGCTGACGGTCGAGCCCGGCGCCAGGTCACGGACTTCCAGCACCCTCGCGCGTACCCGCGCCACACTTTCCGGGTCCGCCAGCGCGCCCGCGGAGCCCGTCCCCCGCCGTCCCCCGTACAGGTAGATCCCCGGCCTGACGAGCCCCAGATGATACTGCGGATCCGTCATCACCGCATCGCTGTTCGCCGCGTGGAGGAAGGGGACCTCGACGCCCACCGCCTCCAGGATCGATGCGGCTCGCCGCAAGCGGGTCACTTGAAGGGATGTCGCGTCGGGATCCGTTCCGGCGGAATGGAAATGCGTGTAGACGCTCGCCAGTGAGACGCCGCCGCGCGAGAGGATCGACGCGACCTCGGGCGCCCACGCGGCGGCCTCGGCCGCCGGGAGGCCCGCGCGACCCATGCCCGTGTCGATCTCGAGATGGGCGGGGATCCGAGTGGACGCCGCCCGCGCACCGGCGTCGAGTTTCGCAAACGACGCCAGACTCAGCACCGCGCTCTCAAGCCGCGCCTCGATGAGTTGCGAGACCTCGGCGGTGGCCGAGGGGGCGAAGACGATGATGCGGCGCTCGATCCCGCCCCGCCGGAGTTCGGCGCCTTCCGGCGGCGTCGCCACCCCGAAGGCGTAGGGCTCCAGGCGGTCGAGAGCGCGGGCGACCTCGATCGCGCCGAGACCGTAGGCGTCCGCCTTGACCATGGGGACGAAGCGGGCGGGAGCCGCATGTTCCGCCATGCGCCGGGCGTTCCGCGACAGCGCGGCCAGATCGACCTCGAGCCACGCTCGGTACGGGGGGTCTTCGCGCCTGCGGGTCAAGCGTCGCCGGGGGTTCGGGGGTCGAATGCAGCGGCGTCCTGCCACGGGATGATACCTTCGCCGTCATGCGAGAGCCAACCGCACCGGCCGACGTCGAGACGCTCCACGCGAAGGAAGCGCACGAAGGGGATGATGCCCTCGCCCGCGCCCTCGCGCTGGTCCGCTTCCTGCGCCTCCGCTGTCCCTGGGACGCGAAGCAGACGCCGCAGACGCTCCGTCCGTACCTCCTCGAAGAGGCGCACGAGGTCGCGGACGCGATCCGGGCGGGAGATGACGCCGACCTGCGGGGAGAACTCGGCGATCTGCTCCTGAATGTCGCCTTCCAGATCGTGCTCGCCGAAGAGCGCGGCGCCTTCGCGGCCGCCGACGTCGTCGAAGCGCTGGAGGCGAAGATGGAGGCTCGTCACCCGCACGTGTACGGCGATGCCGACGCCCCGCCCGACTGGGAGTCGCTCAAGGCGGCGGAACGCGAGTCTCCGGATGACCCCTTCCACGGGGTCCCGGGGGGACTCGATCCGCTCAGCCGCGCGGCGCGCGTGCAGGAGCGGATGGCCGGTTTCGGGTTCGACTGGCCCGATCTCGCGGGACCTGTGGAAAAGGTGCGCGAAGAGACGGCGGAACTCGAGCGCGCGGCCGCCGAAGACGCGTCCGGGTCTCCCGCTTCGGCCGCGCCGCCCCGGATCGGGGAAGCGAGCCCGGAGGTCGTCGAGGAGGTCGGAGATCTGCTCTTCGCGGTGGTGAACGCTTCGCGGTGGGCCGGCGTGCACCCGG
It contains:
- the alr gene encoding alanine racemase, with amino-acid sequence MTRRREDPPYRAWLEVDLAALSRNARRMAEHAAPARFVPMVKADAYGLGAIEVARALDRLEPYAFGVATPPEGAELRRGGIERRIIVFAPSATAEVSQLIEARLESAVLSLASFAKLDAGARAASTRIPAHLEIDTGMGRAGLPAAEAAAWAPEVASILSRGGVSLASVYTHFHSAGTDPDATSLQVTRLRRAASILEAVGVEVPFLHAANSDAVMTDPQYHLGLVRPGIYLYGGRRGTGSAGALADPESVARVRARVLEVRDLAPGSTVSYGATYTTRRGERLATVGMGYADGLPWRLSNRGQALIRGIRVPIRGGVCMDVTSVDVSGAPGVEAADVATFLGRDEGEEIALADFAETAGTIEYEVLTAIGRRLPRHYVGGRADAADGRR
- the mazG gene encoding nucleoside triphosphate pyrophosphohydrolase, whose amino-acid sequence is MREPTAPADVETLHAKEAHEGDDALARALALVRFLRLRCPWDAKQTPQTLRPYLLEEAHEVADAIRAGDDADLRGELGDLLLNVAFQIVLAEERGAFAAADVVEALEAKMEARHPHVYGDADAPPDWESLKAAERESPDDPFHGVPGGLDPLSRAARVQERMAGFGFDWPDLAGPVEKVREETAELERAAAEDASGSPASAAPPRIGEASPEVVEEVGDLLFAVVNASRWAGVHPANALLGAVEKFERRCRRMIELAENRGLDWKNAELATLDAVWDEVKAGE
- a CDS encoding cytidine deaminase, with the protein product MTETRVTAGAPLSWEDLAAYAREARERAYAPYSRFLVGAALEADDGRVFAGCNVENASYPVGTCAERVALGHAVVSGARAFSRIAIVTSGAAPAPPCGMCRQALAEFGRGLEVMSIGTNGESVVWRLRDLLPANFSLEQMAALGETGP
- the miaB gene encoding tRNA (N6-isopentenyl adenosine(37)-C2)-methylthiotransferase MiaB — its product is MEGTKLERTKPERTKLVTLKTPGADRPRDPRPLGGRVYIETYGCQMNINDTELMEGLLVDEGFVSVDAPERADVILVNTCAIREHAERRVRGRIGELQRHRKRHAGLVLGVTGCMAQRLGPRLIEEAAGVDLVAGPDAYRALPALIGSIRANAIERGQTLLGLDAEENYEGVDSVRREGVSAWITVQRGCDHRCTFCIVPYVRGPEKNRTPEAVLAETRRAVEDGFTEVVLLGQTVNSYTSGDWNFATLLRAVSRVDGIRRVRFTSPHPNDVTPELLKVMAGEPTICRQLHLPVQSGSDRILKRMVRRYTSEGFLEKVEAARRDVPGIALSTDVIVGFPGETEADFEATLELMRGVRFDDAYLYKYSLREGTPATRFPAPDFVPDEVGSKRLECLIGEHRAIQREINESEVGSRREVLIERSARSPGDVLGRTEQNKVVAFPGDPCRIGTYAQVRLTGTTGATFMGQPC